TTGTTTCTCTAGTTCTGATGCTTTTTAAACGGTTTCGGAAGCACTTTTTACTCACTTTCCTAGCTGCTTTTATTGGCTATGGTACTCATGGTCTACTTGATGCGTTTACCAACTATGGAACCGTACTTTATTGGCCTTTTTCCAATACCCGTGTGAGCTGGGATTTAATTTCCATTATTGATCCATGGTTTACTTTTCCCTTAATTCTTGGACTTGTTTGGACAATAGTGAATGCGAATGTTAAAGGCGTTCTTTATGGTTTAATCTTTGCTATTTTGGTATTGTTGTTTAATGCATACCAACATCACCGTGGTTTGCAGCTCATGCAAACCTTCGTGAAGTCTAATCATTTATCTTTACAAAGGCTGCGTCTATTTCCCAAGATGATGAGTTCTACACATTGGCGAGGTATAGGACTTTCTAGGGATCGATTTTTTGCCTTCGACCTTGCTCTTCCAGTATTAGGAAAGAGTAATATGGCTATCGTTGCTAACTATCCTCTGGCTCGTGCAGAAGATATTCCTGAGTATATAAGAACCTCTCCTTCGTTATTAAGAGATTGGATGGTTTTTAATTGGTTTTGCGATGGCTATGTTATTCGCGCTAATCCTTTGCCATTACTCATTGCAGATGGTCGTTTTTTATTAGATGATGATCCGGCTGTAAGTTTATGGGGGATACAATTTTATCCCAATCAACTCCACGTGAAACGCCTTAATTTTATAGAATTGGAACACCAAAATGACGATAGCCATACTCGCTACTGGCGATGAAATTATCCACGGGGACATTTTAAATACGAATAGTCATTACTTCGCCCATGCGCTGAGTTCAGAGGGTTTATCCTTAGGTTTGCAGATTGCTTGCAGCGACAAAGAGTTTGAGATTCACGATTCTATAGCCTTTTTAGCAAAAACTCACGATGTCATTATTATTACTGGTGGCCTTGGTCCTACTTCAGATGATCGCACACGCTTTGCTCTACAACGTTTTCTTAAGAAAAACCTTATTGAATTTCCCGAGGCGATTACCCATATAGAAAACCGCTTGTGTCTTTACAGCAGGCGATTAAATGCAGGTAATCGGCAACAGGCTCTTTTTCCGCCCGGTGCCAATTTACTTCCTAATGATCACGGCACAGCATTAGGATGCACCTATCAAGCTCAGCAAAAACTCTTTATTCTTTTGCCGGGTCCTCCTCGGGAATGCTTACCAATGTTTGATAACTATGTTTTTCCGCTTCTACAAAAAAGGGAGCACAGTAATAAATGTCTTCTTAAATGGCGTCTTTTTGGTGTTGCGGAAGGTCTGATTGCTGAAAAGCTTGATAACGCCTTAGCCGAATTTGATTGCCAAACGGGCTATCGTCTTGAAACGCCTTATGTGGAGTTTAAAGTACGCTGTAAAGAAGCCATTGCTGGACAAATTAAAGAACGTATCAATTCTCTTGTAGCACCCTATCTCATTGCAACCACTGATAAAAAGGCATCTGAACGATTCATAGAGCAAATACTGCAATTAAACACGCCAGTTTCAATTATTGATGAAGTCACTGGCGGATTTTTACAAACGCTTGTTCAGCGACCAGAAAATTATAATTTATTACAGTTTAATAACTGTAATGCAGATATTTCTATACGCTTCCATTTACGGGGGTTGGAGGAATATTGGCATCAAAAACCGTTGACTGGAAAAACAGCAATATACATCGACTATAGTAATGGTACACAACATGGTACTGAGGTGCATGAATTACCACACCGCAGTCCATTGGTTGTGCACCTTGCTGCAGAATGGTTATGCTTCCGCCTCTCTCATCTCATCGATCAATTGCATTAAAGCATGCGCTAATTGTTGAGTGCCTTCACCACGGATAGCAGAAATACAAAATACTTTATCCTTCCACTGCAATCCCTCGACAATAGTTTGTACGGTTTTTTTGCGCTCGACCTCATCAGGAATTAAATCAATTTTATTAAGGACTAACCACCGAGGCTTATTTAGAAGCTCAGAATCATATTCAGCAAGTTCTTTAATAATTGCCTTCGCCGAATCCACCGGATTGCTTTCATCAAGAGGGGCAATATCAATAACATGCAGCAACACGCATGTGCGAGACAAATGTTTTAAGAAACGATGACCCAGACCAGCTCCCTCAGCAGCACCCTCTATAAGCCCAGGAATGTCAGCCATAACAAAGCTTTTATGTGAAGAAACTCCTACGACTCCCAGAGAAGGATGCAAGGTAGTAAAAGGATAATCGGCTACTTTAGGTTTGGCACTGGACACAGCTCTAATTAATGTAGACTTTCCAGCATTTGGCAAACCAAGTAAACCTACATCAGCCAATACACGCAATTCCAACCGTAAATGCCGTGACTCTCCTGGTGTTCCAGGCGTAGTTTGTCTGGGAGCACGATTGGTACTGCTCTTGAAACGAGTATTTCCTAGACCATGAAAACCACCGTGGGCAACCAGCAAACGCTCTCCAGGTTGATTGATATCTCCTAGCAGCTCCCCTGTATCGACATCAAACACCATCGTGCCAACTGGCACCGCGATAATTAGATCTTCGCCCTTTTTACCTGTACAATTTCCACCCATACCAGGCTGACCATTTGAGGCTTTATAGTGGCGCTGATAGCGAAAATCAACGAGGGTGTTTAATTCGGAACTGGCTTCAAGAAAAATGCTTCCCCCATCACCCCCATCACCACCATCTGGGCCTCCACGAGGAACATATTTTTCACGCCTGAAGCTTAAACAACCATGGCCGCCGTTGCCAGCTTCTACTTTAATCACTGCTTCATCGACGAATTTCATGATTCAATCACCTAAAAAAAAACCCCAAAAGCGGGGCTATTACTATTCAGGCTCTGCTCCAAGCGAAAAATCAAAAATGAAAACTGTTTCCATTACTGGCGATAACTTCACGTGACGGCGAAGGTATTTGGATTGGATAAGAACAGACAGTTTATAAAAATAAATGATTCTTATCCACCGCTTGAGACATCTTTTTTAAAATGTCTTGAATTTTTAAGCTTGAGCGTAGCAAATTAAATAGTATTGTATTTATTCTTGAACAGCTTCGATACTAACATACTTGCGATTTTTCGCACCCTTAACAGAAAATTGGACAATCCCTGCAGCTAAAGCATAGAGCGTATGATCACGTCCACAACCAACACCTTCACCAGCATGAAAACGCGTTCCACGTTGACGTACAAGAATTTCACCCGCATTTACCATCTGACCACCATAACGCTTAACACCAAGATACTTGGGATTCGAGTCGCGGCCGTTACGAGTACTACCACCTGCTTTCTTATGAGCCATTTCTTCTCCCCTTATTACTTACTAATTGCAGTAATTTTTACCTGCGTATAATATTGTCTATGCCCCATCTGTTTCATATGATGCTTACGACGACGGAATTTAATAATTTTAATTTTTTTGTGCCGAGCATGACCGAGAACTTCAGCCTTTACAACAGCATTTTTAACCAGTGGTGAACCACAAGTAAATTTATCACCGTCAGCAATCATAAGAACTTCAGAGAAATTTACTTCGTTACCGACATCAGCAGGCAGCAATTCCAGTTTAAGAATGTCACCTTCTTTGACGCGATATTGCTTACCGCCCGTCTTAATTACAGCATACATAGCTATTCTCCAACGCCTAAACGGCTTTCACAAATTCAATAAAGTCGCATATTCTAGGGGATAACCGCAAGGACTTCAAGTTGATTTTTAATTATACTTAGTATAATGCAATTAATCGCCCAATAATAGTAAATAGAGCCCTGTTTTCTTGCTAGCGCCAAAACCGCTGATCGAGTTTGCTTGCAACAATTCCTTATGAGCAGAATTATGATTTTGCCCTACCCTGGCTGAAAACTGATTTGTCCCCGAGCAAACTATATTATATACTATGCCACCCTTCCCTGCATTATAGGTGTTTATCCTGGTCGCGGGCTAAACAAGGGTCTTATTAATTACGGAGACTTAAGATGTCAACAATTGTTTTAGAAGCAGAATCAAGAGAAGATATAGGGAAAGGTGCGAGCCGCCGCCTACGTCGTCTCGAAAATAAAGTACCTGCCGTTATTTATGGTGGCGAAAAAGCGCCCAAGGCAATCCATTTATTGCATAATAAAGTTATTAAAGCCTTGGAAAATGAAAGTATTTATTCCAGCATTTTTGATTTAAAGGTTGATGGTAAAGTTGAACATGTCATTCTGAAAGATTTACAACGTCACCCTTACAAGCCTGTTATTTTGCATATGGATTTGCAGCGAGTTTCTGCCAAAGATGTTCTGGTAAAAAATGTTCCTATTCATTTTACTAATGAGCAAGATTCTAAAGGTGTGAGAGCTGGTGGAATCATCACCCATACAATGACTCAGGTTGAAGTGCGTTGTAAAGCGAAAGACTTACCGGAATTTATTGAAATTGATATGACCAATGTGGGTTTGAACGATGTCATTCACTTGTCTGATTTGAAGCTTCCCACAGGTGTTCAATTGGCTACCGCTCTTGATGAAAGCCATAATTTACCAGTGGTTAGTATTCATGCACCTAAAGTCAGCGCAGTTGAAGAAGAAGCACCTTCCGTAGCAACTCCTGCTGCCGAAGAAGGTCCGGAACAAGCTGAGTAATCGTTAGGGCGGGGAAATCCCGCCTTATTTAAGTGCCGTTATTACTTATTACTTTCTGTTATACTACCATCATGGCAATTAAACTTATCATTGGGCTACGCAATCCAGGTTCTGCCTATGAGCATACAAGACACAATGCCGGTGGATGGTTTGTTGAAGCATTAACCCGTCATTACAGCGCTTCATTTAAACTAGAAAAAAAATTACATTGTGAATTAGCTAATTTTGAAATTAAGGGTTCTCCCTGTAAAACAATATTGCCACTGACTTTTATGAATCATAGTGGCTTGCCCGTCAGAGAAGTGTGCCAATTTTATCGTATCGAAAGCCATGAAATTCTGGTAGCTCATGATGAACTCGATTTACCCGCAGGCCGCATCAAAATAAAAACAGGAGGGGGTCACGGTGGCCATAATGGATTACGCGATATTATTACTCATTTAGGAGACACTAATTTTCACCGTTTAAGAATAGGTATCGGTCATCCTGGACATAAAGATAGGGTATTGAATTATGTTTTGGGTAAACCTTCTCAAGAAGATAGACAACTAATATTTGATGCAATAGAAAGAGGCATTGCTGTGATGCCAACCGTTTTAACAGCTCCTATTGCTGCGGCGATGAATATAATCAACGGCTAATTTAGCGGATAGTAACTCTACTGCCCTTTTGGAATTACAAACGAGGTAAAAAACATGGGATTTAAGTGTGGCATTGTTGGCTTGCCTAATGTGGGTAAATCGACATTATTCAATGCATTAACCAAAGCAGGTATTGAAGCGTCCAATTACCCCTTCTGCACCATTGAACCCAATGTGGGTATTGTCACTGTTCCAGATCCAAGACTTGATGCCTTGGCTGAAATTGTAAAGCCGCAACAAATGATTCCTGCAACGATGCAATTTGTTGATATTGCTGGTTTGGTTAAAGGCGCTTCGAGCGGAGAGGGTCTAGGAAATCAGTTTTTAGCAAATATTCGTGAAACCGATGCGATTGCTCATGTTGTTCGTTGCTTTGAAAGCACAGATATTGTTCATGTTGAAGGCAAGGTGGATCCAATTAACGACATCGAGGTGATTAATACAGAATTAGCTTTGGCTGACATGGAAACAGTTGATAAAGCATTGTTGAAAACCATAAAGAATAGTAAAAGTGGCAATAAAGAAGCACTTTTTGAAAAACAAACTCTTGAAAAAATTAAGCAGCATCTCGATGCAGGAAAACCTGTTCGCACCCTCAATTTAAGTCAGGAAGAAGAAATCATCGCTCGTCGTTTGTTCTTACTAACCGCTAAACCCGTACTTTATATTGCCAATGTCGATGATAATGGTTATGAAAACAATCCTCTTCTAGAGAAAGTAACCAAGCTTGCTATCGAAGAAAAGGCAAAAGTTGTTGCTTTGTGTGCCGCTACAGAAGCTGAGCTAATGGAGTTGGATGACATTGATCGTAAAGAATTCATGACAGACTTAGGCTTAGAGGAACCAGGATTAAATCGCGTTATTCGCGCAGGCTATGATTTATTAGGTTTACAAACTTATTTTACAGCGGGTGTTAAGGAAGTTCGTGCCTGGACTATTCCCAAAGGAGCAACTGCTCCCCAAGCAGCCGGTGTGATTCATACCGACTTTGAAAAAGGCTTTATCCGTGCAGAAGTAATAGCTTACGACGCATTTATTACCCACCGTGGTGAACAAGGTGCAAAAGAAGCAGGAAAACTGCGGCTTGAAGGAAAAGACTATATCGTGTGTGATGGGGATGTCATGCATTTTCGCTTTAATGTTTAGTAAAGACAGGAGCGAAGGAAACTCAAGTAGGTGAGTGTTTTTCTCTAGCGGCGATTTAAACGCGGTTTCTTGGCTCACAGCTTGAACGGATTGAAGATCTTCAAGAGCCTGCATCCCAATCAAGCCCAGGGTGTGTCGAGAATTAGTGAGAATACAACTTTGAAATTGCGTTTAATCCCTCCCCGTTCTCCATAGCTTGACATTATTCTGTGCCCCCCTTAGCATGCATGAATTCTATCTTAGAGGATAAGTAATGACGGTTGCCCGTTTACGTGAATTAGTTAATGCAGATTTTGAAGCAGTCAATGCTTTGATAATTGATAAAATTCAATCTCAAATTGGGTTAATTGATGATTTAGCACATCATATTGTGCAAAGCGGTGGCAAGCGCTTACGTCCTTTGTTAGTGATTTTAGCAAGCCACGCATGCGGATATCAGGGCAATGACCATATTGCACTTGCTGCGATGGTGGAATTTTTCCATACAGCCACTTTATTACATGATGATGTGGTCGATGAATCAACTTTACGTCGTGGTCGGGAAACCGCCAATGAAATCTGGGGCAGCAAGGCGAGTATATTAGTCGGTGACTATTTATTCACCCAATCCGTACAACTGATGGTGAATGTTAATAATTTTGCAATACTACGTTTGCTGGCCAATACTTCCCATGAAATAAGTTGTGGTGAAGTAAAGCAACTGGTAAATCGACATAACGTTGAGCTCACTGTTGAAGAATATCTTGATGTCATTCGCGCCAAAACGGCCTTATTATTTGCCGCCTCTGCAGCAATTGGTGCTCACCTGAGTCAAGTAGGTGAAGTAAAAGCACAAGCCTTGTACGACTATGGGCTGCACTTGGGAAACGCTTTTCAGCTCATTGACGATGCTTTGGACTATTGCTCTGATGCTGCAACCATTGGAAAAAACATTGGCGATGATTTGGCCGATGGTAAAGCCACCTTACCGTTACTTCATGCTCTGAAACATGGGACAGCTTCTCAAAAAAAATTGATTAAAAGAAGTATTCAAGAAGGTAGTTTGCAAAACTTAACCGAAATAGTAGCAGCGATTAAAGAAACCAAAGCAATAGAATTTACACGTAGTTATGCTGAGCTCGAAGTGGATAAAGCGCTGTCTGCCTTGCAGTGCCTGCCTGCATCCATCTATAAAGAAGCCCTTGAAGAACTTGCACAGTTTGCAGTTAAGCGTGATCATTAACTTAAGGTATGTAGCCGTTAATATACTCATGTAAAGAAGATATTGTTGTATTACCTAAGTCATCCATCGGAGTGTAGCTCAGCCTGGTAGAGCACTGCCTTCGGGAGGCAGGGGTCGCAGGTTCAATTCCTGTCACTCCGACCAATAAAGTCAAGGGATTTTGAATTTACCGTTGGGTGCATTCGAATGGATTGATTTTAACGCATTATTTTGAAACTCCCGATGAGGACGCTTTTTTAATAAGGGTTAATAATGAAATTGGGGGCTTTGTCCTTTTAGATAAAGCCCTGTGTTTGAACCCGTCGACTGGAACATGGGATAGTTTTTCGTGCTTGCTAGATTTCAAGGCTATCCGGTCACTGTGATGGAAATATTATTATGACTCCCCATATTATTGGCATTAGTGGCAAAACAGGCGCTGGAAAATCAACTTTGGCAAAGGCATTATCCCAGGATTTAAAAGCAACACTTATTTCATGGGATGACTTTGATGAGATTTCTTTAGAACCTGAAGATTATATCGAGTGGCACCATAAGGGTTGTAATTACAGTGAATTTCACAGAGAAAGTCTTCAAATGGTTTTGGAAAGCCTGAAATCAAAAAGAGAGATTATTCATCCTGTACTAAACACTTCCCTCCAACCCACAAAATACATAATTTTTGATGCACCTTTAGGTAGACTTCATAAACAGACAGGCGCATATATTGATACATGGGTGCATATTGAAGTACCGCTTGATATTTTATTAATGCCGCCGCGTTTTAAGGGATTTTGCAGATAAATTAAAAACCAAAGAAAATCTTCTTGAAGAGATTAATTTTTATTTAAACCATTCAAGGCCTTTGTTTTTTGATGAGGCGCTTAAACAACATGCCACTTTAGTAATTGACGGTCTGTTGAGTACAGAATTGCAACTTCAGATAATCAAAAATTTTTTAAATAGCAATCCATAATAACTTAAAAACCTGATGCTTATCTTAGCTTATGCACTGAAGTGCACACTCAACGCCTAGTTACTCCCATGAAATTTAAACCTAGGTTATCAGCTTACTTTATTAAGACTCATCCCCATGGTCTTTACTGAATCCTTGTTAAACCCAGTTAAAACACGTAGTGATTGAATATCCTCAGCAATTTCTGGTATTTCGTTTAAAGAAGCGACTGTGGTAAAAAAATGACGGACATTATAATCTGTTTGAAATTGTTTTAATGCTTTTGCAAATTCAATATACGCTTTAGGTACTGAAAAAAGATTAGAATTTAACTGCGCTGGCTGTACATCGTATTTCTTAATCTTCGTGAGGAGGGTTTTTTTAAAGTTCTCTTCAAATGAACGCAATACATCAACTAAAGGTTGAGAAATTTCTTGATATTGAGTATCAGGTGCCATTGAACTTAAATCAATTTCTGAATAGTCCAATACTTGTATACCTATTCTCATGCATTGATAAGTATGATCCATATTCGCATTATCTTTAAAAAATTGTAGCTGATTTGCAATAATATAGTCGGTGCGAAAAATAGCTTCTTTATGCTGTAAGATACGCTCTCTACTGCTATACGCATCCAAACGATTTGGATTAAATTCAGTTGCCCATTTAATAGAATGCGCAAGCAATAAAAAATTCATTAATAAGTAATTGGTACGACAATTGACATCATGAAAGAGGTGTAATATTTCTAACTCGTGGACCAAAGTATCAGTAATCTCAATGATTTCGTTTGCTCCATTTGCCTTTTGTATAGTGATATTAAAATGAGCGATCGCTTCATCTGCCCATTTTTCAGCCAGTTCTCGTTTAGGGGTAAATAAATAAATCTCTTTACCTTCTTGGATGAGTTGAAAAATTTTTTTTGCCAAAGCTTCTAATTCCAGATCTTTATAGTCATGAATATTGACCGTTGTTGACTCTACTTCACCTGCACTTGCCAAAGCATGGGCTCTGGAATGAAAAAGATCATAGTAAAATTCTTCTTTAGGAGAAACTCTTGTAAAGGCACGCACCAAATCGCCATAGTAATAGGACATATTGACCCAGAAATTAGTTTTCCTCACTTTCTCATGTGGAACAAAATCTTCTAAAAAGGTATTGATAATTCCCTCTATATCTTTTGCAGGAATAGAATTTTTATTTTGGATGATTTGGTCGATTACTTTCCTTTCCAGGCGCTTTAGTTGTGGCAACAGATCAGGAGTAAATTGCTCATTAATCAAAGATTTCTTCTCAAGCATTTCCTCTCTTATTAACCAGGACAGGTGCATACAGAAATCTGCAATAATATTACTACGGTTAAAATACCCTATTCTAAAGCCCTTGGCTTCATTATCAGCTTGGATTCGCTGAAGTAATTCCTTTATCCCGGCTACAGTCACCGCATCCGCATTTAACGGGAAGGCATTATAATTTTCTCTAAACACTCCTCTTCTGTCGTCTTGCGAATTAAAATAAACACTGTCACTAAGCACACGATGTAAGGATTTGATGTCCTGTAAAGTGATGGCTTTTGTTTCTGCATAGGTTGTTAAAAAATCTCCCAGTAGCGCCACTCCCTGAAACAAATCATGCACGCATCCTTTGCCTTTTGGTTCTCTGGCATTGTATTGACGCCAATTTTCAAAATTAAGAAAAAACTGGTGATCAATAACCAGCAAAAAAAGAAGATCCCTGGGTATATTATTTAAATAGAGCAAAGGAGGTTGATTTAGCAGTAATTTGTCCTCGTCATTTGGACCAAAATTAAAAGAAGCCACTTGTGAAGCTTCTCTATGTTGCATATTTAATTGATTAAATGGTAGAAAAAACCCTTTAACATAGATTGTCTTGACCAGGGTTGCAAGTCTTTGTTCTCTTTCTTCCTCCGAAGGCAATACCAGAACACTTTCACAAAATTTTTGCAATTCTGGCCCTTTCAACTGAGATTCATCCTCTACCTCTATTTCAACAATTCCTGAGAAAGGAAAACGATGTTTAGAGGCATGTTTTTTAGGATGTTTGGCATCTTCCCAAGAGTCGTAAAGGGTTAGATCTTCAAAAATAACTGCCTTTTGCAGCTCCTCTGCAATATAGCGGACACCACCTTTTTGTAAGTACAAAGCAAGATTAGGAATAATGACATACCGTTTTGGCATCACAATGACCTTTTTGAATCTTTTAAAAAAGTATAGTCACAATTAGCACAATTACTCCCTCCTCCGCAGATTCAAGAGTTGGTACTGCGACGAGGTCGCAGCTTGATGATAGTATGATAATAACAAGCTCAGATTCTTATTTCTTAATACTATCCAAACCTCTCATGTAAGGCTTCAAGGCATCAGGAATATGAATATTGCCATGTTTATCTTGATAATTTTCCAGAATAGCCACCAAAGTTCGCCCTACTGCTAATGCGGAACCGTTTAAAGTATGTACTAATTCCATCTCACGTGTTTCGGGATGTCGGTAGCGAGCTTTCATGCGCCTAGCTTGAAAAGCTTCCATATTTGAACAAGAGGAAATCTCTCGATAGGTATTCTGGCTGGGAAGCCATACCTCCAGATCATAGGTTTTTGCAGAGCCTGCGCCCATATCACCCGTACACAAACTAACAACACGATAAGGTAAATTCAGGCGCTGCAGAATAATTTCGGCATGCTTGGTCAACTGCTCAAGAGCTTCGTAAGAAGATTCAGGTGTAGTAATCCACACCAGCTCAACTTTTTCAAACTGATGCTGTCTAATCATACCTTTAGTATCTTTACCATATGATCCAGCTTCACTGCGAAAACAAGGGGAATGACAGACATATCGTATGGGCAAGTCATTAACGTTTACTATGGTATCACGTACTGTATTTGTTACAGGAATTTCTGCTGTAGAAGTGAGATAATAGTTCTCATCACCCTTTAATTTGAATAAATCAGCCTCAAATTTAGGTAATTGTCCCGTCCCTAATAAACTATCTGCATTCACTATATAAGGTACATATATTTCCTGATAACCATGCTCTTCTGTGTGAATGTCCAACATAAATTGAATAAGGGCCCGGTGTAATCTCGCTATTTGTGCCTTCATTACTACAAAACGGCTACCAGTAATTTTTGCAGCCAGAGCGAAATCCATTTGCCCGAGTGCTTCCCCCAATTCATCATGGGATTGTATGGCAAAATCTAAAGAAGGTGAGGTGCCCCAACGACGAATTTCTTGATTATCCTGCTCGTCTTTACCTTGAGGCACAGAAGGATGCGGTATATTGGGAAGACTAATTGCTATTTCTTCTATTTTTTGTAAAACCTGATCAAGTTCGTTTTTTGTATTATCAAGCTCAGCTCCGAGTCGATTGACCTCTTGCCTCATCGATTCAATGTCTTCACCACGTGCCTTTGCCTGGCCTATGGTTTTGGATCGTTGATTGCGTTCATTTTGCAGAGCTTGAGTAGCTACTTGTAATGTTTTTCTACGCTCCTCAAGCACGCTAAAAGCTGCTACATCAAACTGGAATCCACGCTTTAATAATTGCTCTGCAACCCATTGTGGTTTATCACGTAACAATTGAGAATCTAACATAGTCTACCCTATCTTTTTCAGACCAATACATTCTTAAACAGGAAATTTATCAAGCATCATTCTACCCGCATAAATGCCTATAAAAACCATTACCAGAGCGCCAGCATTATTAAACAAAATGTTAGCTAAGGCAGTCAAGGAATCACCTTTTTGATACAGTGTCCAGGTTTCCCATGAAAAACTGGAAAATGTCGTATAAGCTCCCAAGAAGCCGACGATCAAAAGTAAACGCCAAAATTCAGATCCGGCCACGCGCTCCAAAAGAAGTAGCATGATAAAGCCTGCTAAAAAAGAACCGATACAATTAACAGCTAAAGTTCCATAAGGGTAGTTATAGCCTAGAATTTTCTGCAGCAACACTACTGTACCAAAACGTGCCAAAGCACCCATTGCTCCACCGATAGCGATAGCAAACAGGGACTGCAACATGATTAACGCACTACTCCTCGTGCTGATTGATTTAAAGCATCAATCATAGGAAGTACTTCAGGACAATCATTTTGCATCATTTCCAGCTCAGCAACTGCCTGCTGCACGGTGAGCCCCTTACGAAAAATAATTTTATAGGCACGACGTAAATGATCAATAGTCGCAGAAGAAAAACCACGACGCCGAAGTCCAACAGTATTGATACCGCATGCAGAAGTTGCATGACCAGCAATCATTACATAAGGTAATACATCTTTACTAACATAGGTAGCTCTTGCAATAAACGCATAAGCACCAACATGACAGAATTGATGAACAGCCGCGTAAGCACCGATGGTTGCATAATCACTGATAGTGACATGACCAGATAAGGCAGCATGATTAACCATGATGATATTATTTCCAA
This region of Legionella clemsonensis genomic DNA includes:
- the crcB gene encoding fluoride efflux transporter CrcB, coding for MLQSLFAIAIGGAMGALARFGTVVLLQKILGYNYPYGTLAVNCIGSFLAGFIMLLLLERVAGSEFWRLLLIVGFLGAYTTFSSFSWETWTLYQKGDSLTALANILFNNAGALVMVFIGIYAGRMMLDKFPV
- the serS gene encoding serine--tRNA ligase; the protein is MLDSQLLRDKPQWVAEQLLKRGFQFDVAAFSVLEERRKTLQVATQALQNERNQRSKTIGQAKARGEDIESMRQEVNRLGAELDNTKNELDQVLQKIEEIAISLPNIPHPSVPQGKDEQDNQEIRRWGTSPSLDFAIQSHDELGEALGQMDFALAAKITGSRFVVMKAQIARLHRALIQFMLDIHTEEHGYQEIYVPYIVNADSLLGTGQLPKFEADLFKLKGDENYYLTSTAEIPVTNTVRDTIVNVNDLPIRYVCHSPCFRSEAGSYGKDTKGMIRQHQFEKVELVWITTPESSYEALEQLTKHAEIILQRLNLPYRVVSLCTGDMGAGSAKTYDLEVWLPSQNTYREISSCSNMEAFQARRMKARYRHPETREMELVHTLNGSALAVGRTLVAILENYQDKHGNIHIPDALKPYMRGLDSIKK
- the lpxA gene encoding acyl-ACP--UDP-N-acetylglucosamine O-acyltransferase translates to MIDERAIIHPSAKLAKGVSVGPGSIIGADVEIGEDTWIGPYVVIQGPTVIGKNNKIFQFASLGDEPQDITYKGEPTRLEIGDNNIIREYCMISRGTIKGGGVTKVGNENYLMAYTHIGHDCIVGNNIIMVNHAALSGHVTISDYATIGAYAAVHQFCHVGAYAFIARATYVSKDVLPYVMIAGHATSACGINTVGLRRRGFSSATIDHLRRAYKIIFRKGLTVQQAVAELEMMQNDCPEVLPMIDALNQSARGVVR